One Dictyostelium discoideum AX4 chromosome 3 chromosome, whole genome shotgun sequence genomic region harbors:
- a CDS encoding OB fold-containing protein, nucleic acid binding, with product MSKTLYIFDFDGTLFKSPEPNPSTWNPSIIGKIKGMPDEGGFGWFQDTITLDDPYVPTKPDRDIWFNKNVLDDALNALKHPNNVVCLLTGRTVLYEKIIDRILESVELNFHHKGLKPLNIANSQRETTFDFKKRFILNLMHNTYKDEIKRVVVYEDRINHVDLFKSFLASLPSLDSYKVKHIEEESKYLEYQTELALVDYLVTKNTSPKAELKKHTDYTGLVLDNQSINKILSLVEIPKNWLLKAHHITLNLGPINHKLWKPIEKSSDSTDETNVLNEIKNLSISESSTKTTTTTTTIVVDDVSTQTACSSTTTTTASTTVSTSTSNDFENIYKVGTKWTAKIEAIGFSQNALAFKVQGIPTANVIPHCTVAIHPNGKASDSNSIRNWYPINTLKLGERVCLNSYDERELSIYKELIEKQDQVKLDSPSKGNLSTGKNKKSKSGADTNNTLKEPSVCFVTLPLDLYETNGLTLSGEIVECGKLSYEIQKAPKKEKIQPYPIIQRVVPELSKAEILKIVPLVTDWINKSNTTEILKIEKYINDNFNDFKK from the exons atgtcaaaaACATTGTATATCTTTGATTTTGATGgtacattatttaaatcaccaGAACCAAATCCATCAACATGGAATCCCTCAAtaattggtaaaattaaGGGAATGCCAGACGAAGGTGGTTTTGGTTGGTTTCAAGATACAATCACATTAGACGATCCATACGTACCAACAAAACCAGATAGAGATATTtggtttaataaaaatgttttagATGATGCTTTAAATGCACTCAAACATCCAAATAATGTAGttt gTTTATTAACAGGCAGAACtgttttatatgaaaaaattattgatagAATTTTAGAATCAgtagaattaaattttcatcataAAGGATTGAAACCATTGAATATTGCAAATTCTCAAAGGGAAACtacatttgattttaaaaagagattcattttgaatttaatgcaTAATACTTACAAGGATGAAATTAAGAGAGTAGTCGTATATGAAGATAGAATTAATCATGTAGATTTATTCAAATCTTTTTTAGCTTCATTACCAAGTTTAGATTCATATAAAGTTAAACATATTGAAGAGGaatcaaaatatttagaATATCAAACTGAATTAGCATTGGTTGATTATTTAGTTACAAAAAACACTTCTCCAAAAGCTGAgttaaaaaaacacacaGATTATACTGGTTTGGTTTTAgataatcaatcaatcaataagATTTTATCTTTGGttgaaattccaaaaaattgGTTGTTAAAAGCTCATCATATCACTTTAAATTTAGGTCCAATTAATCATAAGCTTTGgaaaccaattgaaaaatctTCAGATTCAACTGATGAAAcaaatgttttaaatgaaattaaaaatttatcaatctCTGAATCTTCAactaaaacaacaacaacaacaacaacaattgttgttgatgatgtttcAACTCAAACAGCTTGTTCttcaaccaccacaactacAGCTTCAACAACTGTATCAACTTCAAcatcaaatgattttgaaaatatttataagGTTGGAACAAAGTGGACAGCTAAAATTGAAGCAATTGGTTTCAGTCAAAATGCTTTAGCCTTTAAGGTTCAAGGTATTCCAACTGCTAATGTAATTCCTCATTGTACAGTTGCAATTCATCCAAACGGTAAAGCATCAGATAGTAATTCAATTAGAAATTGGTATCCAATTAATACTTTGAAATTGGGCGAAAGAGTTTGCTTAAACTCTTATGATGAAAGAGAACTATCAATctataaagaattaattgaaaaacaagATCAAGTTAAACTTGACTCACCTTCAAAAGGAAATCTCTCCACtggaaaaaacaaaaaatcaaagaGTGGAGCTGATACTAATAACACTTTAAAAGAACCAAGTGTTTGTTTTGTAACTTTACCATTAGATTTATATGAAACAAATGGTTTAACTTTAAGCGGTGAAATTGTAGAGTGTGGTAAATTATCATATGAAATTCAAAAAGCAccaaagaaagaaaagattCAACCATATCCAATCATTCAAAGAGTTGTACCTGAATTATCAAAAGCTGAAATCTTAAAGATTGTCCCATTGGTTACTGATTggattaataaatcaaatacaaccgaaatattaaaaattgaaaaatatattaatgataattttaatgattttaaaaaataa
- the top2mt gene encoding DNA topoisomerase II produces the protein MSKLLNNNNHKNLTNYLKFGKGIINNLNNKSKQVGIISFISQSSIQSQSSIQSQSFLSINNNSNNKYFSTKLNKNEKISEKTTTRKIEDIYQKKTPTEHVLLRPDSYIGTIEKIEDDMWVLSNSMFNKEKKTIELNNDNNEKNVESTTTTTTKTNKKPLTYIHPIKATYIPGLLKIYDEILVNAADNKKRDSKMSFIKVEINPNENSISIMNDGKGIPVVMHQTENCYVVEMVMGNLMSGSNFNDSELKVVGGRNGFGAKLTNIFSKEFTVETVDKSSGKKYFQRWSNNMGDRSEPIITPIGEGESDYTKITFKPDLEKFKIKSLWDDNILQLMERRLYDIAGCNTELMVTLNGKRLNYNFQSYVKLYEHHLNNSTKREDNEEQYREESFEFGEISPRWKIGIGLSETGQFTQVSFVNSINTVKGGTHVNFLADQIVRYVGEKLKKKHSDLEIRPMNIKHHLALFVNCLVDNPSFDSQSKETLTTKPMLFGSTPEIPESLLAQFVKNSKIIERVAGWALMKQKADLIHSTSGRQSKTTLIKSISKLDDANWAGGLKSKECTLIITEGDSAKSLALAGLSVVGRNSYGVFPLRGKLLNVRDVASKQLLSNEEINNLTTILGLSHKNSYDTDESMEDLRYGRVMIMADQDHDGSHIKGLVMNFIHYFWPNLLKRGFLVEFVTPIIKATKSSTQKKSFFTIKDYEKWRETISSDQLKQYTIKYYKGLGTSTSAEAKEYFSNLDKHVIKFIWGDEADDLIKMAFAKDLSSLRQRWIKETDMSQGIDHSIKEITYPDFINKELIHYSWAANLRSIPSLIDGLKPGQRKILFASFKRRLTNEIKVSQLSGYVAEQTSYHHGEQSLNSTIVKMAHNFVGSNNLPLLTPSGQFGTRLQGGSDSASARYIFTKLEPVARYLFNELDDPLLNYLEEEGESIQPDYYIPIIPMLLVNGSEGIGVGMSTSIPLFSPIDIIDQLMLRLNNQVALKKLIPWYRGFKGTISPDRHTYRTNGVIKLVGRNLEITELPIGRWTSDYKEVLNDLIDKDVIKSFQESNTENSVHFTILLNNNQLEQMEDLTENELIKLFKLSASLNFHLTCFDENSKIQKLESVEEIIDQFYKVRLQFYGKRREYLLKSLDNQIKRLTTTIQFLEVIASGKLKIQGRSKQDLIKELESGEIVGFENFGTHPPEVYQHLFSLSILDITKERIDNLTNQLTKRKSEHQSISSSDPKSLWTADLQQLKEYLEKSDKEFQKKPLKTSSSSSFDVSSSSESAKLSSTRKSKTDKIKSK, from the coding sequence atgtcaaaattattaaataataataatcataaaaatttaacaaattatttaaaatttggaaaaggaattataaataatttaaataataaatcaaaacaagttggaataatttcatttatatcaCAATCATCAATCCAATCACAATCATCAATCCAATcacaatcatttttatcaattaataataatagtaataataaatatttttcaacaaaattaaataaaaatgaaaaaatatcaGAAAAAACAACCACAAGAAAGATAGAAgatatttatcaaaaaaaaacaccaacTGAACATGTTTTATTAAGACCAGATTCATATATTggaacaattgaaaaaattgaagaTGATATGTGGGTTCtatcaaattcaatgtttaataaagaaaaaaaaacaattgaattaaataatgataataatgaaaagaatgttgaatcaacaacaacaacaacaacaaaaacaaataaaaaaccattaACTTATATTCATCCAATTAAAGCAACATATATACcaggtttattaaaaatttatgatGAAATTTTAGTGAATGCAGCAGATAATAAAAAGAGGGATTCAAAAATGTCATTTATTAAAGTTGAGATTAATccaaatgaaaatagtaTATCAATTATGAACGATGGTAAAGGTATACCGGTGGTAATGCATCAAACTGAAAATTGTTATGTTGTTGAAATGGTGATGGGTAATCTAATGTCTGGTTCCAATTTCAATGATAGTGAATTAAAGGTTGTTGGTGGTAGAAATGGGTTTGGTGCAAAGTTAACAAATATATTCTCCAAAGAATTCACTGTTGAAACTGTTGATAAGAGTTCAGGTAAAAAGTATTTCCAAAGATGGTCAAATAATATGGGTGATAGAAGTGAACCAATAATAACACCAATTGGCGAGGGTGAGAGTGATTATACCAAAATCACATTCAAACCAGATTTagagaaatttaaaatcaaatcattatgggatgataatattttacaattaatgGAACGTAGATTATATGATATCGCAGGTTGTAATACAGAATTAATGGTAACATTAAATGGAAAGAGattgaattataatttcCAAAGTTATGTTAAACTTTATGaacatcatttaaataatagtacaaAACGtgaagataatgaagaaCAATATCGTGAAGAATCCtttgaatttggtgaaaTTTCACCACGTTGGAaaattggtattggtttATCAGAGACTGGTCAATTCACTCAAGTTAGTTTTGTAAATAGCATAAACACTGTTAAAGGTGGAACTCATGTCAATTTCTTGGCTGATCAAATCGTACGTTATGTTGgtgagaaattaaaaaagaaacactCGGATCTTGAAATTAGACCAATGAATATTAAACACCATTTAGCATTGTTTGTCAATTGTTTAGTTGATAATCCAAGTTTTGATAGTCAAAGTAAAGAAACCCTAACAACTAAACCAATGTTATTCGGATCAACACCAGAAATTCCAGAGTCATTATTAGCTCAATTCGTAAAGAATAGTAAAATCATTGAACGTGTTGCAGGTTGGGCATTAATGAAACAAAAAGCAGATTTAATTCATTCAACAAGTGGTAGACAATCAAAAACCACATTGATTAAATCGATTTCCAAATTGGATGATGCAAATTGGGCAGGTGGATTAAAATCAAAGGAATGTACATTGATTATAACTGAAGGTGATTCTGCAAAATCATTAGCATTGGCAGGTTTAAGTGTAGTTGGTCGTAATTCATATGGTGTTTTCCCATTACGTGGTAAGCTATTGAATGTACGTGATGTCGCttcaaaacaattattatccaatgaagaaattaataatcttaCCACCATTTTGGGTTTATCTCATAAAAATTCCTATGATACCGATGAAAGTATGGAAGATTTACGTTATGGTAGAGTTATGATTATGGCCGATCAAGATCATGATGGTTCACATATTAAAGGTTTAGTTATGAATTTCATTCACTACTTTTGGCCAAATCTTTTGAAACGTGGTTTCCTTGTAGAATTTGTTACACCAATCATAAAAGCAACTAAAAGTTCAACTCAAAAGAAATCTTTCTTTACCATTAAAGACTATGAAAAATGGAGAGAAACAATTTCATCCGATCAATTGAAACAATATaccattaaatattataaaggTTTAGGTACATCAACTAGCGCAGAGGCAAAGGAATACTTTAGTAATTTGGATAAACAtgtaattaaattcatttgggGAGATGAAGctgatgatttaattaaaatggcATTTGCAAAGGATTTAAGTTCACTTAGACAACGTTGGATTAAAGAAACTGATATGTCACAAGGTATTGATCATTCAATTAAAGAGATCACCTATCCAGATTTcattaataaagaattgattcattataGTTGGGCTGCAAATCTTAGATCCATTCCATCATTAATCGATGGTTTAAAACCAGGTCAACGTAAAATTCTATTTGCATCATTTAAACGTCGTTtaacaaatgaaattaaagtttCACAATTGTCAGGTTATGTAGCCGAACAAACTTCCTATCATCATGGTGAGcaatctttaaattcaacaattgttAAAATGGCTCATAATTTCGTaggttcaaataatttaccattgTTAACACCAAGTGGTCAGTTTGGTACTCGTTTACAAGGTGGTTCAGATTCTGCATCAGCTAGATATATCTTTACAAAACTTGAACCAGTTGCACGTTACCTTTTCAATGAATTGGATGATCCATTATTAAACTATCTAGAGGAAGAAGGTGAATCCATTCAACCAGACTATTATATACCAATTATACCAATGTTATTAGTTAATGGAAGTGAAGGTATTGGTGTTGGCATGTCAACTTCAATTCCATTATTTTCACCAATTGATATCATCGATCAATTGATGCTACGTTTAAATAATCAAGTTGCACTTAAAAAACTAATTCCATGGTATCGTGGTTTCAAAGGAACCATTTCACCTGATAGACATACCTATAGAACTAATGGTGTAATTAAATTGGTTGGTAGAAATTTAGAAATCACTGAATTACCAATTGGTAGATGGACCTCTGACTATAAAGaagttttaaatgatttaattgataaagatgTTATTAAATCATTCCAAGAATCAAATACTGAAAATTCAGTTCATTTcacaattttattaaataataatcaattggaACAAATGGAAGATTTAACTGAAAATGAGTTAATAAAGCTATTCAAGTTATCAGCTTCTCTTAATTTCCATTTAACATGTTTCgatgaaaattcaaaaattcaaaaattagaATCTGTTGAAGAAATCATTGATCAATTCTATAAAGTTCGTTTACAATTCTATGGAAAACGTAGAGAATACCTCTTGAAATCATTggataatcaaattaaacgTTTAACAACTACAATACAATTCCTTGAAGTTATTGCAAgtggtaaattaaaaattcaaggTAGATCAAAACAAGATTTAATCAAAGAGTTGGAAAGTGGTGAAATTGTTGGTTTCGAAAATTTTGGAACTCATCCACCAGAGGTTTATCAACATCTTTTctctttatcaattttagatattacaaaagaaagaattgataatttaactaatcaattaacaaaaagaaaatctgAACatcaatcaatttcatcttcTGATCCAAAATCACTTTGGACTGCTGatttacaacaattaaaagaatatttagaaaaaagtgataaagaatttcaaaaaaaacctttaaaaacttcctcttcttcatcatttgatgtttcttcttcttctgaATCTGCAAAATTATCTTCAActagaaaatcaaaaactgataaaattaaatcaaaataa
- the lap gene encoding leucine aminopeptidase: protein MLKNIINKKNLFINNQQNIFQIIKRNKMTDSTVDNKGYIVGIYENEEFTPLGQQLNEKTNGHLLKSIKLSDTKGKVGDNLVLYNVTPEVSRVAIVGLGKKENNNSTTYEKNENTRKAIGSGVKALKSKNATHLTIDSNIGDAKQTAEGAFLSNFKFDFKTGTSGKTANSTNESIQVQLSPSPSSEECFKEGKILAESQNFARVLMETPANLLTPTNFVQHVSSQMKELIDSGKVEMIVREEQWVKDQKMGMFWGVAKGSDEPLKFLELHYRGASADGKDSIVYVGKGITFDSGGISIKPSANMGLMKGDMGGAATAVSAMFGVASLGLKVNLITITPLCENMPSGKATKPGDILTAANGKTVEVDNTDAEGRLILGDALHYACSFKPTHIIDIATLTGAIDVALGQHYAGCFTTTDSLWDQLNECGNISGERLWRMPLIPEYRKQMETSKVADLINSAGRSGGACCAAGFLKEFITADQSWSHLDIAGVMSSSEDGPYIRKGMTGKPTRTLIEFAKKNQQ from the coding sequence atgttaaaaaatattattaataaaaagaatttatttattaataatcaacaaaacatctttcaaataattaaaagaaataaaatgacAGATAGTACAGTTGATAATAAAGGATATATTGTAGGTATCTACGAGAATGAAGAGTTTACACCATTAGGTCAACAGTTAAATGAAAAGACAAATGGTCATTTATTGAAGAGTATTAAATTATCAGATACCAAAGGTAAAGTTGGAGataatttagttttataCAATGTCACACCAGAGGTTTCAAGAGTTGCAATCGTTGGCTTGGGtaagaaagaaaataataatagcaccACCTatgaaaagaatgaaaaCACTCGTAAAGCAATCGGTAGTGGTGTTAAAGCATTGAAATCAAAGAATGCCACCCATTTAACCATCGATTCAAACATTGGTGATGCCAAACAAACTGCAGAGGGTGCATTCCTTTCAAACTTCAAATTTGATTTCAAAACAGGTACTTCTGGTAAAACAGCCAATTCCACCAATGAATCCATTCAAGTTCaattatcaccatcaccatcaagtGAAGAATGTTTTAAAGAAGGTAAAATCTTGGCTGAATCTCAAAATTTCGCAAGAGTTTTAATGGAGACACCAGCAAATCTTTTAACACCAACCAATTTCGTTCAACATGTTAGCAGTCAAATGAAAGAGTTAATCGATAGTGGAAAGGTGGAGATGATCGTCCGTGAAGAACAATGGGTTAAAGATCAAAAGATGGGTATGTTTTGGGGTGTTGCTAAAGGTTCCGATGAACCATTGAAATTCTTAGAACTTCACTATCGTGGTGCATCTGCCGATGGTAAGGATTCAATAGTTTATGTTGGTAAAGGTATCACTTTTGATAGTGGTGGTATTTCAATTAAACCATCAGCAAATATGGGTTTAATGAAGGGTGATATGGGTGGTGCTGCCACTGCTGTCTCTGCAATGTTTGGTGTTGCTTCATTGGGTTTAAAGGTCAATTTAATTACAATCACTCCATTATGTGAAAATATGCCATCAGGTAAAGCAACTAAACCAGGTGATATCCTTACCGCTGCAAATGGTAAAACCGTTGAAGTCGACAATACCGATGCCGAGGGTCGTTTAATCTTGGGTGATGCTTTACATTATGCTTGTTCATTCAAACCAACTCATATCATTGATATCGCTACCTTGACTGGTGCCATCGATGTTGCCTTGGGTCAACATTATGCTGGTTGTTTTACAACCACCGACTCACTTTGGgatcaattaaatgaatgTGGTAACATTAGTGGTGAAAGATTATGGAGAATGCCATTGATTCCAGAATATCGTAAACAAATGGAAACCTCAAAAGTTGCCGATTTAATCAATTCTGCTGGTCGTTCAGGTGGTGCTTGTTGTGCTGCTGGTTTCCTTAAAGAATTCATTACAGCCGATCAATCTTGGTCTCACCTTGATATTGCTGGTGTTATGTCATCATCTGAAGATGGTCCATACATTAGAAAAGGTATGACTGGTAAACCAACTCGTACTTTAATAGAATTTGCTAAAAAGaatcaacaataa